Proteins from one Acropora muricata isolate sample 2 chromosome 9, ASM3666990v1, whole genome shotgun sequence genomic window:
- the LOC136929775 gene encoding uncharacterized protein has protein sequence MNGKVKILITAMTAWFFLPNFTLAIERKEYKYVIKKKDFHMKDTKHNSVIVGERKGKDYVLTMKINSTDFKLDLKLVFKNDQRSGNDKVEMDISYEYKGDKVFSYGSCVAKRTRPLTNGTCKPRPPGTLHTAYSLCKTNAVAVLSWWMSGPKSLSNKLDSIYSANIWLAAKGYDGVAFAVDWTRVKVALLAYQVYDGVMVALDWSWVQVKWLVWNACYATMWTAYWICYIVWRIGSGIWIKIVWIGDALAYFYYLHLEIYVTYIKILGASVTRTQVLIFVSTFTNAVFLFMWVNGTPEDRRRRRFRQAPLEREAAGGAAAGLFTNRWKPEKQTKEKIFSPMVLKLESVSTIFLYSTK, from the exons ATGAACGGGAAGGTAAAGATATTGATAACTGCAATGACAGCTTGGTTTTTCCTGCCAAACTTCACTCTTGCAATCGAACGAAAAG aaTATAAATATGTGATCAAGAAGAAAGACTTCCATATGAAGGACACCAAACATAACTCCGTTATTGTCGGCGAACGGAAGGGAAAG GATTACGTTCTTACAATGAAGATAAACTCTACTGATTTCAAACTAGACTTAAAACTAGTGTTCAAAAACGATCAACGCTCTGGAAATGACAAAGTGGAAATGGACATCAGCTACGAATACAAAGGTGACAAG GTTTTCAGCTATGGATCTTGCGTAGCAAAGAGAACACGCCCATTGACCAACGGAACTTGCAAACCTCGACCTCCAGGAACGTTGCACACAGCATATAGTTTATGCAAGACAAATGCAGTGGCCGTGCTGTCCTGGTGGATGAGCGGACCGAAAAGCTTGTCGAATAAACTGGATAGCATTTACAGCGCAAACATCTGGTTGGCGGCCAAGGGCTATGATGGAGTGGCATTTGCGGTGGACTGGACCCGTGTTAAAGTGGCCTTGTTGGCGTACCAAGTCTATGACGGCGTAATGGTTGCTCTGGATTGGTCATGGGTCCAAGTGAAGTGGTTAGTTTGGAATGCGTGTTACGCAACAATGTGGACAGCCTACTGGATCTGTTACATAGTCTGGAGGATTGGAAGTGGAATCTGGATCAAAATTGTGTGGATTGGCGACGCTCTTGCATACTTTTACTATCTTCACCTGGAAA TTTACGTGACATATATCAAGATCCTTGGGGCTTCTGTGACGAGAActcaagttttaattttcgtGTCCACATTCACCAATGCAGTCTTCCTTTTTATGTGGGTGAATGGGACTCCGGAGGACCGTCGACGTAGACG GTTTAGGCAAGCCCCTTTGGAGAGAGAAGCAGCCGGAGGTGCTGCAGCGGGATTGTTCACAAATCGATGGAAGccagaaaaacagacaaaagaaaaaatattttccccAATGGTGCTGAAACTTGAATCGGTTTCAACCATTTTTCTTTACTCTACCAAATGA